From the Oncorhynchus nerka isolate Pitt River linkage group LG28, Oner_Uvic_2.0, whole genome shotgun sequence genome, one window contains:
- the LOC115117594 gene encoding tropomyosin alpha-1 chain isoform X1: protein MDAIKKKMQMLKLDKENALDRAEGAEGDKKAAEDKSKQLEDDLVALQKKLKGTEDELDKYSESLKDAQEKLELAEKKATDAEADVASLNRRIQLVEEELDRAQERLATALTKLEEAEKAADESERGMKVIENRASKDEEKMELQEIQLKEAKHIAEEADRKYEEVARKLVIIESDLERTEERAELSEGKCAELEEELKTVTNNLKSLEAQAEKYSQKEDKYEEEIKVLTDKLKEAETRAEFAERSVAKLEKTIDDLEDELYAQKLKYKAISEELDHALNDMTSM from the exons ATGGACGCCATCAAGAAGAAGATGCAGATGCTTAAACTAGACAAGGAGAATGCCCTGGACAGAGCTGAGGGAGCTGAGGGAGACAAGAAGGCAGCGGAGGACAAGAGCAAACAG CTTGAGGATGACCTGGTAGCGCTGCAGAAGAAGCTGAAGGGAACAGAGGATGAGTTGGACAAGTACTCTGAGTCTCTTAAGGATGCCCAGGAGAAACTTGAACTCGCCGAGAAGAAAGCCACAGAC GCCGAGGCTGATGTAGCTTCCCTGAACAGACGTATCCAACTGGTTGAGGAGGAGTTGGACCGTGCTCAGGAGCGTCTGGCCACAGCTCTGACCAAGCTGGAGGAGGCTGAGAAGGCTGCTGATGAGAGTGAGAG AGGCATGAAGGTGATTGAAAACAGAGCATCGAAGGATGAGGAGAAGATGGAGCTGCAGGAGATCCAGCTGAAGGAGGCCAAGCACATCGCTGAGGAGGCTGACAGGAAATACGAGGAG GTCGCCCGTAAGCTGGTCATTATTGAGAGTGATCTGGAACGTACAGAGGAGCGCGCTGAGCTCTCTGAAGG CAAATGCGCTGAGCTTGAGGAAGAGTTGAAGACAGTCACAAACAACCTGAAGTCTCTTGAGGCTCAGGCAGAGAAG TACTCACAGAAGGAGGACAAGTACGAGGAGGAGATCAAGGTTCTCACAGACAAGCTAAAGGAG GCTGAGACCCGTGCTGAGTTCGCTGAGAGGTCCGTGGCCAAGCTTGAGAAGACCATTGATGATCTGGAGG ATGAGTTGTATGCACAGAAGCTAAAGTACAAGGCCATCAGCGAGGAGCTGGACCACGCCCTCAACGACATGACCTCCATGTAA
- the LOC115117594 gene encoding tropomyosin alpha-1 chain isoform X3, giving the protein MDAIKKKMQMLKLDKENALDRAEGAEGDKKAAEDKSKQLEDDLVALQKKLKGTEDELDKYSESLKDAQEKLELAEKKATDAEADVASLNRRIQLVEEELDRAQERLATALTKLEEAEKAADESERGMKVIENRASKDEEKMELQEIQLKEAKHIAEEADRKYEEVARKLVIIESDLERTEERAELSEGKCAELEEELKTVTNNLKSLEAQAEKYSQKEDKYEEEIKVLTDKLKEAETRAEFAERSVAKLEKTIDDLEDPLYRQLEKNLLLSNELRVVLNQD; this is encoded by the exons ATGGACGCCATCAAGAAGAAGATGCAGATGCTTAAACTAGACAAGGAGAATGCCCTGGACAGAGCTGAGGGAGCTGAGGGAGACAAGAAGGCAGCGGAGGACAAGAGCAAACAG CTTGAGGATGACCTGGTAGCGCTGCAGAAGAAGCTGAAGGGAACAGAGGATGAGTTGGACAAGTACTCTGAGTCTCTTAAGGATGCCCAGGAGAAACTTGAACTCGCCGAGAAGAAAGCCACAGAC GCCGAGGCTGATGTAGCTTCCCTGAACAGACGTATCCAACTGGTTGAGGAGGAGTTGGACCGTGCTCAGGAGCGTCTGGCCACAGCTCTGACCAAGCTGGAGGAGGCTGAGAAGGCTGCTGATGAGAGTGAGAG AGGCATGAAGGTGATTGAAAACAGAGCATCGAAGGATGAGGAGAAGATGGAGCTGCAGGAGATCCAGCTGAAGGAGGCCAAGCACATCGCTGAGGAGGCTGACAGGAAATACGAGGAG GTCGCCCGTAAGCTGGTCATTATTGAGAGTGATCTGGAACGTACAGAGGAGCGCGCTGAGCTCTCTGAAGG CAAATGCGCTGAGCTTGAGGAAGAGTTGAAGACAGTCACAAACAACCTGAAGTCTCTTGAGGCTCAGGCAGAGAAG TACTCACAGAAGGAGGACAAGTACGAGGAGGAGATCAAGGTTCTCACAGACAAGCTAAAGGAG GCTGAGACCCGTGCTGAGTTCGCTGAGAGGTCCGTGGCCAAGCTTGAGAAGACCATTGATGATCTGGAGG ACCCTCTGTACCGGCAGCTTGAGAAAAATCTTCTTCTTTCCAATGAACTGAGAGTGGTGTTAAATCAGGATTAA
- the LOC115117594 gene encoding tropomyosin alpha-1 chain isoform X2, giving the protein MDAIKKKMQMLKLDKENALDRAEGAEGDKKAAEDKSKQLEDDLVALQKKLKGTEDELDKYSESLKDAQEKLELAEKKATDAEADVASLNRRIQLVEEELDRAQERLATALTKLEEAEKAADESERGMKVIENRASKDEEKMELQEIQLKEAKHIAEEADRKYEEVARKLVIIESDLERTEERAELSEGKCAELEEELKTVTNNLKSLEAQAEKYSQKEDKYEEEIKVLTDKLKEAETRAEFAERSVAKLEKTIDDLEDELYAQKLKYKAISEELDHALNDMTSI; this is encoded by the exons ATGGACGCCATCAAGAAGAAGATGCAGATGCTTAAACTAGACAAGGAGAATGCCCTGGACAGAGCTGAGGGAGCTGAGGGAGACAAGAAGGCAGCGGAGGACAAGAGCAAACAG CTTGAGGATGACCTGGTAGCGCTGCAGAAGAAGCTGAAGGGAACAGAGGATGAGTTGGACAAGTACTCTGAGTCTCTTAAGGATGCCCAGGAGAAACTTGAACTCGCCGAGAAGAAAGCCACAGAC GCCGAGGCTGATGTAGCTTCCCTGAACAGACGTATCCAACTGGTTGAGGAGGAGTTGGACCGTGCTCAGGAGCGTCTGGCCACAGCTCTGACCAAGCTGGAGGAGGCTGAGAAGGCTGCTGATGAGAGTGAGAG AGGCATGAAGGTGATTGAAAACAGAGCATCGAAGGATGAGGAGAAGATGGAGCTGCAGGAGATCCAGCTGAAGGAGGCCAAGCACATCGCTGAGGAGGCTGACAGGAAATACGAGGAG GTCGCCCGTAAGCTGGTCATTATTGAGAGTGATCTGGAACGTACAGAGGAGCGCGCTGAGCTCTCTGAAGG CAAATGCGCTGAGCTTGAGGAAGAGTTGAAGACAGTCACAAACAACCTGAAGTCTCTTGAGGCTCAGGCAGAGAAG TACTCACAGAAGGAGGACAAGTACGAGGAGGAGATCAAGGTTCTCACAGACAAGCTAAAGGAG GCTGAGACCCGTGCTGAGTTCGCTGAGAGGTCCGTGGCCAAGCTTGAGAAGACCATTGATGATCTGGAGG ATGAGTTGTATGCACAGAAGCTAAAGTACAAGGCCATCAGCGAGGAGCTGGACCACGCCCTCAACGACATGACCTCCAT TTAA
- the LOC115117594 gene encoding tropomyosin alpha-4 chain isoform X6: MAGLTSLEAVKRKIKALQEQADGAEESAERRQKDLGLERDARESAEADVASLNRRIQLVEEELDRAQERLATALTKLEEAEKAADESERGMKVIENRASKDEEKMELQEIQLKEAKHIAEEADRKYEEVARKLVIIESDLERTEERAELSEGKCAELEEELKTVTNNLKSLEAQAEKYSQKEDKYEEEIKVLTDKLKEAETRAEFAERSVAKLEKTIDDLEDKLYQANDENFDMCQMLDQTPIMNLNNMQQHGPLSHKTVTWSSITP, translated from the exons ATGGCCGGGCTAACGTCGTTGGAAGCTGTAAAAAGGAAAATTAAAGCATTACAAGAGCAGGCTGACGGTGCAGAAGAGTCGGCAGAGAGGCGGCAGAAGGATCTGGGTCTGGAGAGGGATGCGAGAGAATCC GCCGAGGCTGATGTAGCTTCCCTGAACAGACGTATCCAACTGGTTGAGGAGGAGTTGGACCGTGCTCAGGAGCGTCTGGCCACAGCTCTGACCAAGCTGGAGGAGGCTGAGAAGGCTGCTGATGAGAGTGAGAG AGGCATGAAGGTGATTGAAAACAGAGCATCGAAGGATGAGGAGAAGATGGAGCTGCAGGAGATCCAGCTGAAGGAGGCCAAGCACATCGCTGAGGAGGCTGACAGGAAATACGAGGAG GTCGCCCGTAAGCTGGTCATTATTGAGAGTGATCTGGAACGTACAGAGGAGCGCGCTGAGCTCTCTGAAGG CAAATGCGCTGAGCTTGAGGAAGAGTTGAAGACAGTCACAAACAACCTGAAGTCTCTTGAGGCTCAGGCAGAGAAG TACTCACAGAAGGAGGACAAGTACGAGGAGGAGATCAAGGTTCTCACAGACAAGCTAAAGGAG GCTGAGACCCGTGCTGAGTTCGCTGAGAGGTCCGTGGCCAAGCTTGAGAAGACCATTGATGATCTGGAGG ACAAACTCTATCAGGCTAATGATGAGAACTTTGATATGTGTCAAATGTTGGATCAGACACCCATCATGAACCTCAATAACATGCAACAACATGGTCCATTATCACACAAGACTGTGACCTGGTCCAGCATTACACCATGA
- the LOC115117594 gene encoding tropomyosin alpha-4 chain isoform X5, protein MAGLTSLEAVKRKIKALQEQADGAEESAERRQKDLGLERDARESAEADVASLNRRIQLVEEELDRAQERLATALTKLEEAEKAADESERGMKVIENRASKDEEKMELQEIQLKEAKHIAEEADRKYEEVARKLVIIESDLERTEERAELSEGKCAELEEELKTVTNNLKSLEAQAEKYSQKEDKYEEEIKVLTDKLKEAETRAEFAERSVAKLEKTIDDLEDPLYRQLEKNLLLSNELRVVLNQD, encoded by the exons ATGGCCGGGCTAACGTCGTTGGAAGCTGTAAAAAGGAAAATTAAAGCATTACAAGAGCAGGCTGACGGTGCAGAAGAGTCGGCAGAGAGGCGGCAGAAGGATCTGGGTCTGGAGAGGGATGCGAGAGAATCC GCCGAGGCTGATGTAGCTTCCCTGAACAGACGTATCCAACTGGTTGAGGAGGAGTTGGACCGTGCTCAGGAGCGTCTGGCCACAGCTCTGACCAAGCTGGAGGAGGCTGAGAAGGCTGCTGATGAGAGTGAGAG AGGCATGAAGGTGATTGAAAACAGAGCATCGAAGGATGAGGAGAAGATGGAGCTGCAGGAGATCCAGCTGAAGGAGGCCAAGCACATCGCTGAGGAGGCTGACAGGAAATACGAGGAG GTCGCCCGTAAGCTGGTCATTATTGAGAGTGATCTGGAACGTACAGAGGAGCGCGCTGAGCTCTCTGAAGG CAAATGCGCTGAGCTTGAGGAAGAGTTGAAGACAGTCACAAACAACCTGAAGTCTCTTGAGGCTCAGGCAGAGAAG TACTCACAGAAGGAGGACAAGTACGAGGAGGAGATCAAGGTTCTCACAGACAAGCTAAAGGAG GCTGAGACCCGTGCTGAGTTCGCTGAGAGGTCCGTGGCCAAGCTTGAGAAGACCATTGATGATCTGGAGG ACCCTCTGTACCGGCAGCTTGAGAAAAATCTTCTTCTTTCCAATGAACTGAGAGTGGTGTTAAATCAGGATTAA
- the LOC115117594 gene encoding tropomyosin alpha-1 chain isoform X4 — MAGLTSLEAVKRKIKALQEQADGAEESAERRQKDLGLERDARESAEADVASLNRRIQLVEEELDRAQERLATALTKLEEAEKAADESERGMKVIENRASKDEEKMELQEIQLKEAKHIAEEADRKYEEVARKLVIIESDLERTEERAELSEGKCAELEEELKTVTNNLKSLEAQAEKYSQKEDKYEEEIKVLTDKLKEAETRAEFAERSVAKLEKTIDDLEDELYAQKLKYKAISEELDHALNDMTSI, encoded by the exons ATGGCCGGGCTAACGTCGTTGGAAGCTGTAAAAAGGAAAATTAAAGCATTACAAGAGCAGGCTGACGGTGCAGAAGAGTCGGCAGAGAGGCGGCAGAAGGATCTGGGTCTGGAGAGGGATGCGAGAGAATCC GCCGAGGCTGATGTAGCTTCCCTGAACAGACGTATCCAACTGGTTGAGGAGGAGTTGGACCGTGCTCAGGAGCGTCTGGCCACAGCTCTGACCAAGCTGGAGGAGGCTGAGAAGGCTGCTGATGAGAGTGAGAG AGGCATGAAGGTGATTGAAAACAGAGCATCGAAGGATGAGGAGAAGATGGAGCTGCAGGAGATCCAGCTGAAGGAGGCCAAGCACATCGCTGAGGAGGCTGACAGGAAATACGAGGAG GTCGCCCGTAAGCTGGTCATTATTGAGAGTGATCTGGAACGTACAGAGGAGCGCGCTGAGCTCTCTGAAGG CAAATGCGCTGAGCTTGAGGAAGAGTTGAAGACAGTCACAAACAACCTGAAGTCTCTTGAGGCTCAGGCAGAGAAG TACTCACAGAAGGAGGACAAGTACGAGGAGGAGATCAAGGTTCTCACAGACAAGCTAAAGGAG GCTGAGACCCGTGCTGAGTTCGCTGAGAGGTCCGTGGCCAAGCTTGAGAAGACCATTGATGATCTGGAGG ATGAGTTGTATGCACAGAAGCTAAAGTACAAGGCCATCAGCGAGGAGCTGGACCACGCCCTCAACGACATGACCTCCAT TTAA